Proteins from a genomic interval of Amycolatopsis sp. cg13:
- a CDS encoding TetR/AcrR family transcriptional regulator: MPNRGDRGGAKTRARIAEVATGLFLERGFDAVTIADVAAAAGVSKVTVFSHFERKEDLLLDRLPEAIELVRSAVRARTGGVVEALRQLALRLTEEQHVLSGIGGDVGPLMRTVAESPALIARLRAFGYEMESELAGELAADARFSGDAALTAALVVAAYRTVAVATIRRRLAGEDLAALAESHRERLTEAFDVVERMVSE; encoded by the coding sequence ATGCCTAATCGCGGCGATCGGGGCGGGGCCAAGACGCGGGCGCGGATCGCCGAGGTCGCGACCGGGCTGTTCCTGGAGCGCGGGTTCGACGCGGTCACGATCGCCGACGTCGCCGCCGCGGCCGGGGTGTCCAAGGTGACGGTGTTCTCGCACTTCGAGCGCAAGGAAGACCTGCTGCTGGACCGCTTGCCGGAGGCGATCGAACTGGTGCGGTCGGCGGTCCGGGCGCGGACTGGCGGCGTGGTCGAGGCGCTTCGGCAGCTCGCGCTGCGGTTGACGGAGGAGCAGCACGTGCTGTCCGGCATCGGCGGCGACGTCGGGCCGCTGATGCGGACGGTCGCGGAGTCGCCCGCATTGATCGCGCGGCTGCGGGCGTTCGGGTACGAGATGGAGTCCGAGCTGGCCGGGGAACTCGCCGCGGACGCGCGGTTTTCCGGGGACGCGGCGCTGACCGCCGCGTTGGTGGTGGCGGCTTACCGGACGGTGGCGGTGGCGACGATCCGGCGTCGGCTGGCGGGGGAGGATCTGGCTGCGCTGGCGGAATCGCACCGGGAGCGGCTGACGGAGGCGTTCGACGTGGTGGAGCGCATGGTCAGCGAGTGA
- a CDS encoding FAD-dependent oxidoreductase, producing the protein MERTEVIVAGAGPTGLFLAGELALRGVGVTVLDRLEEPDQNLKAGSVNVASAELLDRRGLLPAAEAAQQLFLASVGKFGPTVEAAKRGGRRFLAAGHFAGFLFDNDLIDQNDPVLVAHRAVSNGLGVPQQEVEQMLAEHCARLGVDLRRGVEVHGVQAADESVTVETSAGEFTASWLVAADGGRSVIRKQLGIEFDGTDPEMTGYQAIADFEDASGLRPGWTWTPRGVYAYGPVPGRIFLSRFRQPPEDRDMPVSVEELQEAVRDVTGVPVTITGIRGRATRFTDNARQARRYRQGRVFLAGDAAHVHSPLGGQGLNLGLGDAANLGWKLAATVQGWAPAGLLDTYETERHPVGAGVLDWTRAQVALLRGDGRTEQLRKIVGGELLRVPAAMNRIVALSSGILQRYDVSGTADNAAEPVGSIAGDVELTSGTRLADHAHDGRFVLVDRSADGRFAVSGLSDRLAYVADPAGEPSLLVRPDGVIVWASSGSDDQKLLDAALARWAGAK; encoded by the coding sequence ATGGAGCGGACTGAGGTGATCGTCGCCGGGGCAGGGCCCACCGGGTTGTTCCTCGCCGGGGAGCTCGCGCTGCGCGGGGTGGGAGTGACCGTGCTGGACCGGCTGGAGGAACCGGACCAGAACCTCAAGGCCGGGTCGGTCAACGTCGCCAGCGCCGAACTGCTCGACCGGCGCGGCCTGCTGCCCGCGGCGGAGGCAGCGCAGCAGCTGTTCCTCGCGTCGGTCGGCAAATTCGGCCCGACAGTGGAGGCCGCCAAACGGGGCGGGCGGCGGTTCCTGGCCGCCGGGCACTTCGCCGGGTTCCTGTTCGACAACGACCTGATCGATCAGAACGACCCCGTGCTCGTCGCGCACCGGGCAGTGTCGAACGGGCTCGGCGTGCCGCAGCAGGAAGTCGAGCAGATGCTCGCCGAACACTGCGCCCGGCTCGGCGTCGACCTCAGACGCGGCGTCGAAGTGCACGGCGTTCAGGCCGCCGACGAATCCGTGACGGTCGAAACGAGCGCGGGCGAGTTCACCGCGAGCTGGCTCGTCGCGGCCGACGGCGGGCGGAGCGTCATCCGGAAGCAACTCGGCATCGAGTTCGACGGCACGGACCCGGAAATGACCGGCTACCAGGCCATCGCCGACTTCGAAGACGCGAGCGGCCTGCGTCCCGGCTGGACGTGGACGCCGCGCGGCGTCTACGCGTATGGCCCGGTTCCCGGCCGCATCTTCCTCAGCCGGTTCCGGCAGCCGCCGGAGGATCGCGACATGCCGGTGTCGGTCGAAGAGCTGCAGGAAGCCGTTCGCGATGTCACCGGGGTGCCGGTCACCATCACCGGAATCCGCGGCCGGGCAACGCGGTTCACCGACAACGCACGCCAGGCGCGGCGCTACCGGCAAGGCCGCGTGTTCCTGGCCGGCGACGCGGCGCACGTCCACTCCCCGCTTGGCGGACAAGGCCTGAACCTCGGTCTCGGCGACGCGGCGAACCTCGGCTGGAAGCTCGCCGCGACCGTCCAGGGCTGGGCTCCGGCCGGACTGCTCGACACCTACGAAACCGAACGCCACCCGGTCGGCGCAGGCGTCCTCGACTGGACCCGCGCTCAGGTCGCGCTCCTGCGCGGAGACGGACGCACCGAGCAACTGCGCAAGATCGTCGGCGGCGAACTGCTCCGGGTGCCCGCCGCGATGAACCGGATCGTCGCGCTGTCGTCCGGAATCCTGCAGCGCTACGACGTGTCCGGCACTGCCGACAACGCTGCCGAACCGGTCGGCTCGATCGCCGGGGACGTCGAACTGACGTCCGGCACCCGCCTCGCCGACCACGCGCACGACGGCCGGTTCGTGCTCGTCGACCGCTCCGCCGACGGCCGGTTCGCGGTGTCCGGCTTGTCCGACCGGCTCGCGTACGTCGCCGATCCGGCCGGTGAACCGAGCCTCCTCGTCCGGCCGGACGGGGTGATCGTGTGGGCGAGTTCCGGGAGCGACGACCAGAAACTCCTCGACGCCGCACTAGCGCGCTGGGCGGGGGCGAAATAA
- a CDS encoding serine protein kinase RIO: MREHDFDEFADASDYTDRRMRRRPSYDDGPAPARRGRLTEAERVRLSQLREDAYTETELPDGADRWTNWDDADQGPHPRPDWVVTELAAVDTDLGVLKTGKEADVHLLRRNLPGEDGVLLAAKRYRSDEHKLFHRDAGYLEGRRMRRSREMRAMAGRTSFGRNLIAEQWAVAEFAVLSRLWTIGAPVPYPVQRHGTEILLEFLGESDGTAAPRLAQLRPEPDELADLWEQAVSALELLAGQGLAHGDLSAYNLLVHEGHLMVIDLPQAVDVIANPRGREFLARDVANLAGWFRGRGLSEQVTDTDDLVRELENAAGLG; encoded by the coding sequence GTGCGCGAGCACGATTTCGACGAATTTGCCGACGCCTCCGACTACACCGACCGCCGGATGCGCCGTCGCCCCAGCTACGACGACGGGCCTGCCCCGGCCCGCCGGGGACGGCTCACCGAAGCCGAGCGAGTCCGGCTTTCCCAGCTTCGCGAAGACGCCTACACCGAAACCGAATTGCCCGACGGCGCCGACCGATGGACCAACTGGGACGACGCCGACCAGGGTCCGCATCCGCGGCCGGACTGGGTGGTCACCGAACTCGCCGCGGTCGACACCGACCTCGGCGTGCTCAAGACCGGCAAAGAAGCGGATGTCCATCTGCTGCGCCGCAATCTTCCCGGCGAAGACGGCGTTTTGCTGGCGGCCAAGCGATACCGCTCAGACGAGCACAAGCTGTTCCACCGCGACGCGGGCTACCTCGAAGGGAGGCGGATGCGCCGGTCCCGCGAGATGCGGGCCATGGCCGGGCGCACCTCGTTCGGCCGCAACCTGATCGCCGAACAGTGGGCGGTGGCGGAGTTCGCCGTCCTCAGTCGCTTGTGGACGATCGGCGCGCCGGTGCCGTATCCGGTGCAGCGGCACGGCACCGAGATCCTGCTGGAATTCCTCGGCGAATCCGACGGGACCGCCGCGCCGCGGCTGGCGCAGCTGCGGCCCGAACCGGACGAGCTGGCCGACCTGTGGGAGCAGGCCGTGTCCGCGCTGGAACTCCTGGCGGGACAAGGGCTCGCGCACGGCGACCTGTCCGCGTACAACCTCCTGGTGCACGAAGGTCACCTGATGGTGATCGACCTTCCCCAGGCGGTCGACGTGATCGCGAACCCGCGCGGCCGGGAATTCCTCGCCCGCGACGTCGCGAACCTCGCCGGCTGGTTCCGCGGCCGCGGACTGTCCGAACAGGTCACCGACACCGATGACCTGGTGCGGGAACTGGAAAACGCGGCCGGTCTCGGCTGA
- a CDS encoding DEAD/DEAH box helicase — protein MTITYDSGQSARSRAGRPERKPRHRPAGGDVLHDDTVETPAVKTFAQLGLPEPLLRALAEAGIDSPFPIQSATIPDALAGRDVLGRAQTGSGKTLAFGLAILARLDGGKARPKRPRALVLVPTRELAMQVADSLTPLAKSLGLWCRTAVGGMSFGRQAESLARGVDLLIATPGRLSDHVRQGTASLGDCNFIALDEADQMADMGFMPQVREIMDLTPPGGQRLLFSATLDGDVDKLVRQYLADPVTHSVAPSTASVTTMDHHLFQVSHSDKQDIITRIGAREGRTIMFVRTKHHVDRLTERLRESGVHAVALHGGKTQGQRNRVLADFKEGHAAVLVATDVAARGIHVDDISLVLHVDPAADHKDYLHRAGRTARAGASGIVVTLVTHDQRRTVRRMTDRAGVRAETTMIRTHDEDLSRITGAREPSGEPVVERRRESPRRSGGRGFGGGDRGGFRGPREGGGYRGSREGGRGGYGSREDRGGYGSRDDRGGSREGGYNRGSYEGRGSRDSGYAREGGREGGYSREGGREGGYAREGGYGSRENHGGGGYSRSRKQSRAGGGFGRPSRGPRRGHDA, from the coding sequence GTGACGATCACGTACGACTCCGGCCAGTCCGCCCGCTCCCGAGCGGGCCGCCCCGAGCGCAAGCCGCGGCACCGGCCAGCCGGTGGAGACGTTCTCCACGACGACACGGTGGAGACCCCCGCCGTGAAGACCTTCGCCCAGCTGGGCCTGCCCGAGCCGCTGCTGCGGGCGCTCGCCGAGGCGGGCATCGACTCGCCGTTCCCGATCCAGTCCGCGACCATCCCGGACGCGCTGGCCGGCCGCGACGTGCTGGGCCGCGCCCAGACCGGTTCCGGCAAGACGCTGGCCTTCGGCCTGGCCATCCTGGCCCGGCTCGACGGCGGCAAGGCCCGCCCGAAGCGCCCCCGCGCGCTCGTGCTGGTCCCGACCCGCGAGCTGGCCATGCAGGTGGCCGACTCGCTGACCCCGCTGGCCAAGTCGCTCGGCCTGTGGTGCCGCACCGCGGTCGGCGGCATGTCCTTCGGCCGCCAGGCCGAATCGCTCGCCCGCGGCGTCGACCTGCTGATCGCCACCCCGGGCCGGCTGTCGGACCACGTCCGCCAGGGCACCGCCTCGCTCGGCGACTGCAACTTCATCGCGCTCGACGAGGCCGACCAGATGGCCGACATGGGCTTCATGCCGCAGGTCCGCGAGATCATGGACCTGACCCCTCCCGGCGGGCAGCGGCTGCTGTTCTCCGCGACGCTCGACGGCGACGTCGACAAGCTGGTCCGGCAGTACCTGGCCGACCCGGTCACGCACTCGGTCGCGCCGTCGACCGCGAGCGTCACCACCATGGACCACCACCTGTTCCAGGTGTCGCACTCCGACAAGCAGGACATCATCACCCGGATCGGCGCCCGCGAGGGCCGCACGATCATGTTCGTGCGCACCAAGCACCACGTGGACCGGCTCACCGAGCGGCTGCGCGAGAGCGGCGTGCACGCGGTGGCCCTGCACGGCGGCAAGACCCAGGGCCAGCGCAACCGCGTCCTCGCCGACTTCAAGGAAGGCCACGCGGCGGTCCTGGTGGCCACCGACGTCGCCGCGCGCGGCATCCACGTGGACGACATCTCGCTGGTGCTGCACGTCGACCCGGCCGCGGACCACAAGGACTACCTGCACCGCGCGGGCCGCACCGCCCGGGCGGGCGCGTCCGGCATCGTCGTCACCCTGGTGACGCACGACCAGCGGCGCACCGTCCGCCGGATGACCGACCGGGCCGGCGTGCGCGCCGAGACCACGATGATCCGCACCCACGACGAGGACCTGTCGCGCATCACCGGCGCCCGCGAGCCGAGCGGCGAGCCGGTGGTGGAGCGTCGCCGGGAGTCCCCGCGCCGCTCCGGCGGCCGAGGCTTCGGCGGCGGCGACCGAGGCGGCTTCCGCGGCCCGCGCGAGGGCGGCGGCTACCGCGGCTCCCGCGAAGGCGGCCGCGGCGGCTACGGCTCCCGCGAAGACCGTGGCGGCTACGGCTCGCGTGACGACCGCGGTGGTTCCCGCGAAGGCGGCTACAACCGTGGCTCGTACGAGGGCCGCGGCTCGCGCGACAGCGGCTACGCCCGCGAGGGCGGTCGCGAAGGCGGCTACTCGCGCGAAGGTGGTCGCGAGGGCGGCTACGCCCGCGAAGGCGGCTACGGCTCCCGTGAAAACCACGGCGGCGGCGGTTACAGCCGCAGCCGAAAGCAGTCCCGCGCCGGCGGCGGCTTCGGCCGCCCGAGCCGCGGCCCGCGCCGCGGACACGACGCCTGA
- a CDS encoding 8-amino-7-oxononanoate synthase → MTDTPPLPPENVFDWIETEGQRRAEAGLSRRLTPRPAQHAVLDLAGDDYLGLARDKRVAGAAAAAALRWGAGATGSRLVTGSTELHAELEHELARFCGAQAALVFSSGFTANLGAVTALSGAESAIVTDKYVHASLVEGCRLSRADIAAVEHATPSAIKHALATRRKPRAIVVTDSVFSADGELAPLGELAEICRTHSAALVVNDAHGFGVLGEGGRGAVHAAGLSSAPDVVTTLTLSNALGAQGGAVVGPRRVIRHLVDTARSFIFDTALAPASAAAALTALQVLKSEPELPAKVIENAANLAMGLKNAGVPVELPEAGIVAVQTPSPQAAAAWAEACAEQGIQVGCARPPAVPDGVSRLRLTARADLSEADVDRAVKVISATAPRG, encoded by the coding sequence GTGACTGACACTCCGCCGCTGCCGCCTGAGAACGTCTTCGACTGGATTGAAACCGAAGGCCAGCGGCGCGCGGAAGCCGGTCTCTCCCGGCGGTTGACTCCGCGTCCGGCGCAGCACGCCGTGCTCGACCTCGCGGGCGACGACTACCTCGGCCTCGCCCGGGACAAGCGCGTCGCCGGGGCAGCCGCCGCGGCCGCGTTGCGCTGGGGTGCCGGGGCGACCGGATCGCGCCTGGTCACCGGGTCCACCGAACTCCACGCGGAGCTCGAACACGAGCTCGCCCGGTTCTGCGGAGCCCAAGCGGCGCTGGTGTTCTCCTCCGGATTCACCGCGAACCTCGGCGCGGTGACGGCCCTCTCCGGGGCCGAATCGGCGATCGTCACCGACAAGTACGTCCACGCGTCGCTGGTCGAAGGCTGCCGGCTGTCCCGCGCGGACATCGCGGCCGTCGAGCACGCGACCCCGTCGGCGATCAAGCACGCGTTGGCCACGCGCCGCAAACCGCGTGCGATTGTGGTCACCGATTCGGTGTTCTCCGCCGACGGTGAACTCGCGCCGCTGGGCGAACTCGCCGAAATCTGCCGTACGCACAGTGCCGCGCTGGTGGTCAACGACGCACACGGCTTCGGCGTCCTCGGCGAAGGCGGCCGGGGCGCGGTGCACGCCGCGGGGCTGTCGTCCGCGCCGGACGTCGTCACCACGCTGACACTCTCCAATGCCCTTGGCGCGCAAGGCGGCGCCGTTGTCGGTCCGCGCCGCGTGATCCGGCATCTCGTCGACACCGCGCGCAGCTTCATCTTCGACACCGCCCTCGCCCCGGCCAGCGCCGCCGCCGCGTTGACCGCGTTGCAGGTGCTCAAATCCGAACCGGAGCTGCCGGCGAAGGTCATCGAGAACGCCGCAAACCTGGCGATGGGGCTGAAGAACGCTGGCGTGCCGGTCGAACTGCCGGAAGCCGGGATTGTCGCCGTGCAGACGCCGTCGCCGCAAGCGGCCGCCGCGTGGGCGGAAGCCTGTGCGGAGCAAGGAATCCAGGTCGGCTGCGCCCGTCCGCCCGCGGTGCCGGACGGCGTTTCCCGGCTGCGTCTCACCGCCCGTGCGGACCTGTCGGAGGCGGACGTCGACCGCGCGGTAAAGGTGATCTCGGCGACCGCTCCCCGCGGCTGA
- a CDS encoding GNAT family N-acetyltransferase, protein MTTLHRAAGPDLAAADLYEILRLRSEVFVVEQDCVYADIDGRDLLPETQHLWLASDTEILAYLRVLAEPGGGRIGRVVTAKSARGQGLAAQLMAAALDGAEGEFVLDAQTYAQGLYARFGFVAEGAEYLEDGIPHITMRRPG, encoded by the coding sequence GTGACGACTCTGCACCGCGCCGCTGGGCCCGACCTCGCCGCTGCCGACCTGTACGAGATTCTCCGGCTGCGGTCGGAGGTGTTCGTGGTGGAACAAGACTGCGTGTACGCGGACATCGACGGGCGCGATCTGCTTCCGGAGACGCAGCACCTGTGGCTGGCTTCCGACACGGAGATCCTCGCGTACCTGCGAGTGCTGGCCGAGCCTGGCGGTGGGCGGATCGGCCGCGTGGTGACGGCGAAATCGGCGCGGGGCCAGGGGTTGGCGGCGCAGTTGATGGCTGCGGCGTTGGACGGTGCGGAGGGCGAGTTCGTGCTGGACGCGCAGACGTATGCGCAGGGGCTTTACGCGCGGTTCGGGTTTGTGGCTGAGGGTGCGGAATACCTTGAGGACGGGATTCCGCACATCACCATGCGTCGTCCGGGTTAG
- a CDS encoding trypsin-like serine protease: MPAKFRRPVLLAAGTLLAAGIAVPVGSAWASTPSDPGSHAQPRIVGGSEASLADHPYAVYLTDQSGSQFCGAVIVSPSAVATAAHCAKALPKSSVHVVAGRQDKRGDDGVELGVSRVWVNPDYSDPTKGDDIAVLTVRGRLPYRAAKLAGKSDQSLYAEGTQATVLGWGRLSEGGERSDVLRSAQVPVVSDSTCKTAYDTYDPASMVCAGYPQGGQDACQGDSGGPLVEGDTLVGIVSFGDGCGKPGKPGVYTRVSQFSDDIAAQSQARLFG; encoded by the coding sequence ATGCCCGCGAAGTTCCGTCGTCCGGTCCTGCTCGCGGCGGGGACGCTGCTCGCCGCCGGGATCGCGGTCCCGGTCGGCTCGGCCTGGGCGTCGACGCCTTCCGACCCCGGCTCGCACGCGCAGCCGCGGATCGTCGGCGGCAGCGAAGCCTCGCTGGCCGACCATCCGTACGCGGTGTACCTCACCGACCAGAGCGGTTCGCAGTTCTGCGGCGCGGTGATCGTGAGCCCGTCCGCGGTCGCGACCGCCGCGCACTGCGCGAAAGCCCTGCCGAAGTCGTCGGTCCACGTGGTCGCGGGCCGCCAGGACAAACGCGGCGACGACGGCGTGGAACTCGGCGTCTCGCGGGTCTGGGTGAACCCGGACTACAGCGACCCGACCAAGGGCGACGACATCGCGGTCCTGACTGTGCGCGGACGGCTGCCCTACCGCGCGGCGAAGCTCGCGGGCAAGAGCGACCAGTCGCTGTACGCGGAAGGCACGCAGGCGACCGTGCTTGGCTGGGGACGGCTTTCCGAAGGGGGCGAGCGGTCGGACGTGCTGCGCAGCGCCCAGGTGCCGGTGGTCAGCGACTCCACCTGCAAGACGGCCTACGACACCTACGACCCCGCGAGCATGGTGTGCGCCGGCTACCCGCAGGGCGGCCAGGACGCGTGCCAGGGAGACTCCGGCGGCCCGCTCGTCGAGGGGGACACCCTGGTCGGCATCGTGTCCTTCGGCGACGGCTGCGGAAAGCCGGGCAAGCCCGGGGTGTACACGCGGGTTTCGCAGTTCTCGGACGACATCGCGGCGCAATCCCAGGCGCGGCTTTTCGGCTGA
- a CDS encoding M15 family metallopeptidase, producing MRRITAATASVLTVFLLAGCATSTPAAPPPSPLSAPSAPASPTLPATRTATSAPAVTWQVGARPLPLRPDGFGEIQPTPPELVNRSLPTRDFLPPPASTTYTAKIADVPDTVLKRSTWQAACPVSSADLRYVTLSFWGFDHRAHTGELLVNKDGASAVVKAFSELYAQQFPIEEMRITSPAELDAPPTGDGNNTSAFVCRPMRGQKSWSAHAYGLAVDVNPFCNPYTKDDLVVPELASAYLDRANVRPGMVTADGPIVRAFAGAGWQWGGAWKSPVDRMHFTANGE from the coding sequence ATGCGACGGATAACAGCCGCGACGGCCAGCGTGCTGACAGTCTTCTTGCTGGCCGGATGTGCGACGAGCACCCCGGCGGCTCCCCCGCCGAGCCCGTTGAGCGCGCCGTCGGCACCGGCCAGTCCGACACTTCCGGCAACTCGGACAGCGACGAGCGCGCCCGCCGTCACCTGGCAGGTGGGTGCTCGTCCGCTGCCGCTGCGCCCGGACGGTTTCGGCGAGATCCAGCCAACTCCACCCGAACTGGTGAACCGTTCGCTGCCGACTCGGGACTTCCTTCCGCCGCCGGCGAGCACGACGTACACCGCGAAGATCGCCGACGTCCCCGACACCGTGCTCAAGCGCAGCACCTGGCAGGCCGCGTGCCCGGTGTCGTCCGCCGATCTCCGCTACGTCACGCTTTCCTTCTGGGGCTTCGACCATCGCGCGCACACCGGTGAGCTGCTGGTCAACAAGGACGGGGCCTCGGCGGTGGTGAAAGCGTTCAGCGAGCTCTACGCGCAGCAGTTCCCCATCGAGGAAATGCGCATCACCTCCCCCGCCGAACTCGACGCGCCGCCGACCGGAGACGGCAACAACACCAGCGCGTTCGTCTGCCGTCCGATGCGCGGGCAGAAGAGCTGGTCCGCGCACGCGTACGGGCTCGCGGTGGACGTCAATCCGTTCTGCAACCCGTACACCAAGGACGACCTCGTGGTCCCGGAGCTGGCGTCCGCCTACCTGGACCGCGCGAACGTGCGGCCGGGGATGGTCACCGCCGACGGGCCGATCGTGCGCGCGTTCGCCGGAGCGGGCTGGCAGTGGGGCGGGGCGTGGAAGTCGCCGGTCGACCGGATGCATTTCACAGCCAACGGCGAGTGA
- a CDS encoding mycothione reductase: protein MPHYDLVIIGTGSGNSILGPEFADLRTAIVEKGVFGGTCLNVGCIPTKMFVYAADVAATPAGSSRFGVDEELTAVRWPDIRDRIFGRIDPIAEGGAQYRENHEDNRNVDVYRGEGRFTGMKELRVSFPDGRQDEVVTADRFVLAAGGRPVIPDVPGLAETGYYTSDTIMRLDALPERIVILGGGYIAAEFAHVFASFGVAVTMVNRSGALLRQEDADVSARFTELASQRFDVRLDRKTVRARRTDNGVALDLEGPQGAETVEADLILVATGRKPNSDLLDVGATGVATTARGHVVVDDYQQTSVEGIYALGDISSPLELKHVANHEARVVQHNLAHPDDRIKADHRFVPHAVFTSPQVASVGLTEAQAADRGLSFVVSKQDYAGIAYGWAMEDTTGFAKLLADPATGQLLGAHIIGPQASTVIQPLIQAMSFGLDARSMARGQYWIHPAMPELVENALLNLPLD, encoded by the coding sequence GTGCCGCACTACGACCTGGTGATCATCGGGACCGGATCGGGAAACTCGATCCTCGGGCCGGAGTTCGCCGACCTCCGGACGGCCATCGTCGAGAAGGGCGTGTTCGGCGGGACCTGCCTGAACGTCGGCTGCATCCCGACGAAGATGTTCGTCTACGCCGCCGACGTCGCCGCGACGCCCGCGGGCAGCTCGCGCTTCGGCGTGGACGAGGAGCTCACCGCGGTGCGCTGGCCGGACATCCGGGACCGGATCTTCGGCCGGATCGACCCGATCGCCGAGGGCGGCGCGCAGTACCGCGAGAACCACGAAGACAACCGCAACGTCGACGTCTACCGCGGCGAGGGCCGGTTCACCGGCATGAAGGAACTGCGCGTCAGCTTCCCCGACGGCCGCCAGGACGAGGTCGTCACCGCGGACCGGTTCGTGCTCGCCGCGGGCGGGCGGCCGGTGATCCCGGACGTGCCGGGGCTGGCCGAAACCGGCTACTACACCTCCGACACGATCATGCGGCTCGACGCCCTGCCGGAACGGATCGTCATCCTCGGCGGCGGCTACATCGCGGCGGAATTCGCGCACGTTTTCGCGTCGTTCGGCGTCGCGGTCACGATGGTGAACCGCTCCGGCGCCCTGCTGCGGCAGGAGGACGCGGACGTCAGCGCCCGGTTCACCGAACTGGCTTCGCAACGGTTCGACGTCCGGCTGGACCGCAAGACGGTTCGCGCGCGCCGCACGGACAACGGCGTCGCGCTGGATCTCGAAGGCCCGCAGGGAGCGGAGACCGTCGAGGCCGACCTGATCCTGGTCGCCACCGGCCGCAAGCCGAACTCGGACCTGCTCGACGTGGGTGCCACCGGCGTCGCCACCACCGCGCGCGGGCACGTCGTGGTGGACGACTATCAGCAGACGTCCGTCGAAGGCATCTACGCGCTCGGGGACATCTCGTCGCCGCTGGAGCTGAAGCACGTCGCGAACCACGAAGCCCGGGTGGTGCAACACAATCTGGCGCATCCGGACGACCGGATCAAGGCCGACCACCGCTTCGTGCCGCACGCGGTGTTCACCTCGCCGCAGGTGGCGTCGGTCGGGCTGACCGAGGCGCAGGCGGCCGATCGCGGACTGTCCTTTGTGGTCTCGAAGCAGGACTACGCGGGCATCGCCTACGGCTGGGCGATGGAGGACACCACCGGTTTCGCGAAGCTGCTCGCCGACCCGGCGACCGGGCAGCTGCTGGGCGCGCACATCATCGGCCCGCAGGCGTCGACGGTGATCCAGCCGCTGATCCAGGCGATGAGCTTCGGCCTCGACGCGAGGTCGATGGCGCGCGGGCAGTACTGGATCCACCCAGCGATGCCGGAACTGGTGGAGAACGCGCTGCTGAACCTGCCGCTCGACTGA
- a CDS encoding CynX/NimT family MFS transporter, translated as MSADSRDSAAVSTATYSDRLELELEGSLEEEVPAGRRPGVVAGGVLLAVAVVLTAMNLRPAITSVGPLLAEMRGSLGASAVWASILTTLPGLCFAGAGLAAPVLSRRLGIGPAIGLALAVLTAGLVVRVLDGPYVVLGGTLIATAGIALVNVLIPVVIKDSFPARVGLMTGVYTAALQGGGAAGSALSPPLESVLGGWRAALGAWGVLSAIALVAWLIASRGAGRPPRPAAGTAPARSLMRSPLAWIVTIFFGLQSFIAYVVMGWLPQVFIDAGVSKADAGLLLGLISVIAVPISLVIPPIAARQKSQSPWIVGMGVFGAAGMLGLVIAPGFSPLLWSILLGIGMSVFSLALTVIALRARSGAETARLSGMAQGFGYLLAAVGPFVFGLLHDATGSWTVSLIVLLVVMVTQMIFGALSGRRRFV; from the coding sequence ATGTCCGCCGATTCCCGAGACTCAGCAGCCGTGTCCACCGCCACCTATTCCGACCGGCTCGAGCTCGAACTGGAAGGCAGCCTCGAGGAAGAGGTGCCCGCCGGACGCCGACCGGGCGTGGTGGCCGGCGGCGTGCTGCTGGCGGTCGCGGTGGTGCTGACGGCGATGAACCTGCGGCCGGCGATCACGAGCGTCGGCCCGCTGCTCGCGGAAATGCGCGGAAGCCTCGGCGCGTCCGCGGTGTGGGCGAGCATCCTCACGACCCTGCCCGGCCTGTGCTTCGCGGGCGCCGGCTTGGCCGCGCCCGTGCTGTCACGTCGCCTGGGCATCGGCCCGGCGATCGGCCTCGCGCTGGCGGTGCTGACCGCGGGCCTGGTGGTTCGGGTGCTCGACGGACCGTACGTCGTGCTCGGCGGCACGCTCATCGCCACCGCCGGAATCGCGCTGGTCAACGTGCTGATCCCAGTGGTCATCAAGGATTCGTTCCCGGCTCGCGTCGGGCTCATGACCGGCGTCTACACCGCGGCCCTGCAAGGCGGCGGCGCGGCGGGTTCCGCGCTGAGCCCGCCGCTGGAATCGGTCCTCGGCGGCTGGCGTGCCGCGCTCGGCGCGTGGGGTGTGCTGTCGGCGATCGCTTTGGTGGCTTGGCTGATCGCTTCGCGCGGCGCCGGTCGTCCGCCGCGTCCGGCCGCCGGCACCGCTCCCGCCCGGTCGCTGATGCGCAGCCCGCTGGCGTGGATCGTCACGATCTTCTTCGGCTTGCAGTCGTTCATCGCCTACGTCGTGATGGGCTGGCTGCCGCAGGTCTTCATCGACGCGGGCGTCAGCAAGGCCGACGCCGGTCTGCTGCTCGGCCTGATCTCGGTGATCGCGGTGCCGATCAGCCTGGTGATCCCGCCGATCGCGGCGCGGCAGAAGAGCCAGAGCCCGTGGATCGTCGGAATGGGCGTCTTCGGCGCGGCCGGGATGCTCGGTCTGGTGATCGCGCCGGGGTTCTCGCCGCTGCTGTGGAGCATCCTGCTCGGCATTGGGATGAGCGTGTTCTCCCTGGCGCTGACGGTGATCGCCCTGCGAGCCCGCAGCGGCGCCGAGACCGCGCGGCTGTCGGGAATGGCGCAGGGCTTCGGATACCTGCTGGCGGCGGTCGGCCCGTTCGTGTTCGGCTTGCTGCACGATGCGACCGGGAGCTGGACGGTGTCGTTGATCGTGCTGCTCGTGGTGATGGTGACGCAGATGATCTTCGGCGCACTGTCTGGGCGGCGTCGGTTCGTCTGA